DNA sequence from the Streptomyces sp. NBC_01497 genome:
TCCGGGCATCCGGGTAAGTGAGGATCACCGAGCGGTCGCCGGGCGGTCGCAGATGGGCAAGTGTAGACATCGCCGGTTACCGGGTGGCGGGCGCGGCGGCGGCCCCGTAGCCGGGCCGCGGGGCGGGTGGGACCCCACAGAGTCGAACGGGCCGGTGGGAACGGGTGGTTGGTGCCGGGGGCCTGCCGCGTGGCGGGCGGGGCGTGCCGTCGCCGTCCCGGTCGCACACCAGGGAGCGCCGGTCGCATACGCACGGTGGTCGCGCCAACGCAGGGTGTGGCTGGGGTTCTGTCTGATGTGGTTCTCGCGGCTCTCGGGGGGCCCGGCGGCAGGGCCGGCGCGGGTTGCGGGCCCCGGCCGAGGGGCCGGGAATAGGAGGTGGGGGGCGTCCGTTACAGTGGCTAGTTCAACGTTCAACAAATTGGATTCGACAGTGCGGCGGGGACCGGCGGACAGCGTGCGGGGACCCCACCGCAGGGCGAAGCCCACCAGCAGAAATGGGAAAGGTGAGTGCGCGATGCAGTTCGGGATCTTCACCGTCGGTGACGTCACTGCCGACCCGACCACCGGACGGACGCCGAGCGAGCACGAGCGGATCAAGGCGATGGTGGCCATCGCGCAGAAGGCCGAGGAGGTCGGGCTCGACGTGTTCGCGACCGGCGAGCACCACAACCCGCCCTTCGTCCCGTCCTCGCCGACCACGATGCTCGGCTACATCGCGGCGAAGACGGACCGGCTGGTCCTTTCCACCTCGACCACGCTGATCACGACGAACGACCCGGTGAAGATCGCCGAGGACTTCGCGATGCTCCAGCACCTGGCCGGCGGCCGGGTCGACCTCATGATGGGGCGCGGCAACACCGGCCCCGTCTATCCGTGGTTCGGCAAGGACATCCGTCAGGGCATCCCGCTCGCCGTGGAGAACTACGCCCTGCTGCACAAGCTGTGGCGCGAGGACGTGGTGGACTGGGCGGGCAAGTTCCGTACGCCCCTGCAGGGCTTCACCTCGACGCCGCGCCCGCTGGACGACGTACCGCCGTTCGTCTGGCACGGGTCCATCAGGTCGCCGGAGATCGCGGAACAGGCCGCCTACTACGGTGACGGCTTCTTCGCGAACAACATCTTCTGGCCGAAGGGTCACTTCCAGAAGCTGATCGAGCTCTACCGGCGCCGCTACGCCCACTACGGCCACGGCACACCCGAGCAGGCGATCGTCGGTCTCGGCGGCCAGGTGTTCATGCGGGCGAAGTCGCAGGACGCCGTGCGGGAGTTCCGCCCGTACTTCGACAACGCCCCCGTCTACGGGCAC
Encoded proteins:
- a CDS encoding LLM class flavin-dependent oxidoreductase gives rise to the protein MQFGIFTVGDVTADPTTGRTPSEHERIKAMVAIAQKAEEVGLDVFATGEHHNPPFVPSSPTTMLGYIAAKTDRLVLSTSTTLITTNDPVKIAEDFAMLQHLAGGRVDLMMGRGNTGPVYPWFGKDIRQGIPLAVENYALLHKLWREDVVDWAGKFRTPLQGFTSTPRPLDDVPPFVWHGSIRSPEIAEQAAYYGDGFFANNIFWPKGHFQKLIELYRRRYAHYGHGTPEQAIVGLGGQVFMRAKSQDAVREFRPYFDNAPVYGHGPSLEEFTEQTPLTVGSPQEVIEKTLAFRETFGDYQRQLFLMDHAGLPLKTVLEQLDLLGEEVVPVLRKEFAVGRPADVPDGPPVHPALAQA